A window from Acipenser ruthenus chromosome 36, fAciRut3.2 maternal haplotype, whole genome shotgun sequence encodes these proteins:
- the LOC131706666 gene encoding surfeit locus protein 4-like, whose amino-acid sequence MSGNTEKLIGLAEEVAEKVLRSTKRLLPPVARLCLTSTFLEDGVMLCLRWEEQRSYMQSVWSCGALISGAVFLILLIGQLVCSALVLCRKWVCWACTGLLASLMLQLIVYQLMFEMFFLMRTLAVGGGLLLLMAEVHTQSRSMFAGVPSVAEGGPRQYMQLGGRVLLVLMFLTLLHFTVTSAFSVVQDAVGTALMVLVAVGLKTRLAALTLVLWLCVVNLLENPFWMVDELDFLQDFMRFNFFQTLSVIGGLLLLITLGPGGVSLDQHKKRW is encoded by the exons ATGTCGGGGAACACGGAGAAGCTGATCGGGCTGGCGGAGGAAGTGGCCGAGAAG GTCCTGCGCAGTACGAAGCGCTTGCTGCCCCCGGTGGCTCGGCTGTGCCTCACCAGCACGTTCCTGGAGGACGGAGTGATGCTGTGTCTGCgctgggaggagcagaggagctaCATGCAGTCAGTGTGGAGCTGCGGGGCTCTGATCAGCGGGGCCGTGTTCCTCATACTGCTCATCGGACAGCTGG tgTGCTCCGCGCTGGTCCTGTGTCGGAAGTGGGTCTGCTGGGCCTGCACAGGACTGCTGGCCTCTCTGATGCTGCAG TTGATTGTCTACCAGCTGATGTTTGAAATGTTCTTTCTCATGAG gacCCTGGCGGTGGGCGGGGGGCTGCTCCTGCTCATGGCGGAGGTGCACACGCAGAGTCGCTCGATGTTTGCGGGGGTCCCCAGCGTGGCGGAGGGGGGGCCCCGGCAGTACATGCAGCTGGGGGGCCGCGTGCTGCTGGTGCTCATGTTTCTGACCCTGCTGCACTTCACAGTCACCAGCGCCTTCTCT GTGGTTCAGGACGCGGTGGGTACTGCGCTCATGGTGCTGGTTGCAGTGGGGTTGAAGACCAGGCTGGCTGCTCTCACGCTGGTGCTGTGGCTCTGCGTGGTCAATCTGCTGGAGAATCCCTTCTGGATGGTCGACGAGCTCGACTTCCTGCAGGACTTCATGAGATTCAACTTCTTCCAGACCCTGTCCGTCATCGGGGGGCTGCTGCTGCTCATCACACTGGGGCCGGGGGGGGTCTCGCTCGACCAGCACAAGAAGAGGTGGTAA
- the LOC117402077 gene encoding PAT complex subunit Asterix: MSSTSNSMSDPRRPNKILRYKPPSTENNPALEDPTPDYMNLLGMIFSMCGLMLKLKWCAWIAVYCSFISFANSRSSEDTKQMMSSFMLSISAVVMSYLQNPQPMSPPW; this comes from the exons ATGTCTTCAACCTCCAACAGCATGTCGGATCCGCGGAGACCAAACAAGATCCTGAG GTACAAGCCTCCCTCCACAGAGAACAACCCGGCGCTGGAGGACCCCACCCCAGACTACATGAACCTGCTGGGCATGATCTTCAGCATGTGTGGACTCATGCTGAAG ttgaagtggtgtgcctGGATCGCAGTGTATTGCTCCTTCATCAGCTTCGCTAACTCCCGCAGCTCCGAGGACACCAAGCAGATGATGAGCAGCTTCAT GTTGTCCATCTCAGCAGTGGTCATGTCCTACCTGCAGAACCCCCAGCCCATGTCCCCTCCCTGGTAA